In one Brassica oleracea var. oleracea cultivar TO1000 chromosome C9, BOL, whole genome shotgun sequence genomic region, the following are encoded:
- the LOC106314626 gene encoding uncharacterized protein LOC106314626: MEKLAVVKPAETPVVHFEWDDSIDMALHQEFETKNEVRDLVDKAVHKNCFEVDIVKSMPRVYVLKCRGVGCKWYLRAAKLKNSDFFTIRTYRKMNTCVRIEGSATKKGKRGTPSLVASVLQADYPGKYKTPAPKDLIDLVENKLGVRVSYATAWRGKYKAINDLRGNPTESFARLPSYLYMLEMLNPRTVTRLVVDEKNQFKYVFFALGACIEGFNSMRKVIIMDGTHLKGVYEGVLLITTAQDLDHHHYPLTFAVVDGEKNASWSWFLTTLKTLIPDDPQLVFCTDRNQSIIKTVHEVYPLAIHGYCIYHLANNVKGACSHVRKDVVAHEFKKIAGIYTEKEFKRKYIDLRRRYPQAAEYLDESVHESKWARCQFPGARYNIDTTNTAESMNGVFKEQRNYALLPMIDEIVGKITEWFNRYRQISIGVPQRQLLVPRVHVELHENCPIARTLHVEVLNTFERQYNVTGTDGKGYLVDLINKTCDCRHFEIDRYPCVHALAAIMKYCRTTTDDTLEQLVENYCSKYYWMEQWTLAYCRTIYPVPHHSSWEVPEEIQSQVVFPPYVEKKKGRLQTTRFPSAGEYRRKRKKKYAPFSEWLGDSSDKDDNDNDDIDYEESSNEGSDSEGSGDERSDNEGNDE; encoded by the coding sequence ATGGAGAAGTTGGCGGTTGTTAAACCAGCTGAAACACCAGTTGTACATTTCGAGTGGGATGACAGTATTGACATGGCTTTGCACCAAGAATTTGAAACTAAGAATGAAGTGAGAGATTTAGTGGACAAAGCTGTGCATAAGAATTGTTTTGAGGTTGATATAGTGAAGTCGATGCCTCGAGTTTACGTATTAAAGTGTCGTGGGGTTGGTTGCAAATGGTATTTACGTGCTGCAAAGCTGAAAAACTCGGATTTTTTCACTATAAGGACGTATCGGAAGATGAATACTTGCGTTAGGATAGAGGGAAGTGCAACCAAGAAGGGGAAAAGAGGCACACCAAGCTTGGTCGCATCTGTGTTGCAAGCTGATTATCCAGGAAAATACAAGACTCCAGCACCAAAGGATCTCATAGATTTGGTTGAGAACAAATTGGGTGTTAGGGTTTCATATGCTACGGCTTGGAGAGGAAAATACAAAGCTATCAATGATCTGCGTGGGAACCCAACAGAGAGCTTCGCTAGACTGCCGTCTTACTTGTACATGTTGGAAATGTTGAATCCTCGTACTGTCACCCGCTTAGTAGTGGATGAGAAGAACCAGTTTAAGTATGTGTTCTTCGCGCTCGGAGCTTGCATTGAAGGGTTTAATTCCATGCGGAAAGTGATAATTATGGATGGAACTCATCTGAAGGGTGTGTATGAAGGAGTGCTTCTTATTACCACTGCTCAAGATCTAGATCATCATCATTATCCCCTCACTTTTGCTGTAGTAGATGGTGAAAAAAATGCAAGTTGGAGTTGGTTTTTGACTACATTGAAAACCTTGATACCAGATGATCCCCAACTTGTATTCTGCACTGATAGAAACCAAAGCATCATCAAGACAGTACACGAGGTCTACCCATTGGCGATCCATGGATATTGCATATATCACTTGGCTAATAATGTGAAAGGAGCATGCAGCCATGTTAGGAAAGATGTGGTTGCACATGAGTTCAAAAAAATTGCTGGTATTTACACAGAAAAAGAGTTTAAAAGAAAATATATTGATTTGAGAAGAAGGTATCCTCAGGCCGCTGAGTATCTGGATGAGAGTGTGCATGAGAGCAAATGGGCAAGATGTCAATTTCCAGGAGCAAGGTACAACATAGATACAACCAACACTGCTGAATCTATGAATGGTGTTTTCAAGGAACAAAGGAATTATGCACTGCTGCCAATGATTGATGAGATCGTGGGCAAGATTACAGAATGGTTTAATAGATACCGACAAATTTCTATAGGGGTTCCACAGAGGCAGCTACTTGTCCCACGTGTGCATGTTGAATTGCATGAGAACTGTCCAATTGCAAGAACACTTCACGTGGAGGTGCTAAACACATTTGAACGTCAGTACAATGTTACTGGTACGGATGGGAAAGGTTATTTGGTTGATTTGATCAACAAAACATGTGACTGTCGGCATTTTGAAATTGACCGGTATCCTTGTGTGCATGCGCTTGCTGCGATCATGAAGTATTGCAGAACTACAACAGATGATACGCTAGAGCAGTTGGTTGAAAATTATTGTTCTAAGTATTATTGGATGGAGCAGTGGACATTGGCATATTGTAGGACAATATATCCAGTGCCTCATCATTCGTCCTGGGAAGTTCCTGAGGAAATACAATCTCAGGTTGTGTTCCCGCCGTATGTGGAGAAAAAAAAAGGAAGATTACAAACTACTAGATTCCCATCTGCGGGAGAATATCGAAGGAAGAGAAAGAAAAAGTATGCACCATTCTCGGAGTGGCTTGGTGACAGTAGTGACAAAGATGACAACGACAACGATGACATCGATTACGAAGAAAGCAGCAATGAGGGAAGTGACAGCGAAGGAAGTGGTGACGAGAGAAGTGACAACGAAGGAAATGATGAATGA